From a single Lewinella sp. LCG006 genomic region:
- a CDS encoding DEAD/DEAH box helicase: MATFSELGISKAYIKALKELDIIFPTKIQEEVIPTLLGSKTDLIGLAQTGTGKTAAFGLPLLHSIDASKAEVQGLIIAPTRELVQQIQKQLFKFTKYIDGKIFVEGVYGGEKITKQIRALTRPTHIVVATPGRLIDLVEREAVDISNVKTLILDEADEMLSMGFQEELRSILAYNTSKWNIWLFSATMPEEIKQLIEGTMSADVVSIEANRNASVNENISHHFINTNIKDKLNVIIRILSKRKDERGVIFCRTKAGAQKLSKELKDSGFAVEALEGDMLQKERDKVMRAFKNESLQVLVSTDISARGIDVNNLAFVLHHQLPDHLDYYTHRSGRTARAGNTGQSIALIIPGEMQKVLELQKALGIKFKEMTV, from the coding sequence ATGGCAACATTTTCAGAACTAGGAATAAGTAAGGCTTACATAAAAGCACTGAAAGAACTTGATATAATATTTCCAACTAAAATTCAAGAAGAGGTCATACCAACCCTTTTAGGGAGTAAGACCGATTTGATTGGCTTAGCGCAAACAGGAACGGGAAAAACAGCCGCGTTTGGCCTGCCGCTCTTGCATTCCATTGATGCTTCTAAAGCAGAAGTTCAAGGTTTAATCATTGCCCCAACACGGGAGCTGGTTCAGCAAATTCAAAAGCAACTCTTCAAATTTACCAAATACATTGATGGGAAGATTTTTGTAGAAGGCGTTTACGGTGGTGAAAAGATCACTAAACAAATCAGGGCCTTAACCAGACCTACCCACATCGTTGTCGCTACGCCAGGCCGCTTGATTGACCTGGTAGAGCGCGAAGCAGTAGACATCTCTAATGTCAAAACGTTGATACTGGATGAAGCGGATGAGATGTTGAGCATGGGCTTTCAAGAAGAGCTGCGTAGCATTTTAGCCTACAATACCTCAAAGTGGAATATCTGGCTGTTTTCAGCAACGATGCCCGAAGAAATCAAACAGCTTATTGAAGGCACCATGTCGGCTGATGTGGTCAGCATTGAAGCAAATAGAAATGCATCCGTAAATGAAAACATTTCCCACCACTTTATTAATACCAATATTAAAGACAAGTTAAATGTAATCATCAGAATTCTCAGTAAAAGAAAGGACGAAAGAGGGGTGATATTCTGTCGGACGAAAGCGGGTGCCCAAAAGCTATCTAAAGAATTAAAAGACAGTGGTTTTGCGGTGGAAGCACTAGAAGGGGATATGCTCCAAAAAGAACGCGACAAGGTAATGCGTGCCTTCAAAAACGAAAGCCTTCAGGTATTGGTATCTACCGATATTTCGGCGCGAGGTATAGATGTGAACAACCTTGCTTTTGTATTGCACCATCAACTACCCGATCATTTAGATTATTATACCCACAGAAGCGGCCGAACCGCCCGGGCAGGTAACACAGGGCAGTCTATTGCTTTGATCATCCCTGGCGAAATGCAAAAAGTGCTGGAGCTGCAAAAAGCATTAGGGATAAAATTCAAGGAAATGACGGTTTAA
- a CDS encoding flavin monoamine oxidase family protein, translated as MRNFKDVKGIEHYDIAIVGAGMAGLYAAYRLMKEKPKLKIAIFERLNRTGGRLDSDIIKLTNNGELVSGKHKHHDVNTIKEEQGGMRFNDSMKELMNLIHELKLEDQIVPFPMKSEVVVREGEPAVNTNRFYFRGSGFSVADAVESDNSIWGELYEIDQTEQGLDPNQIIANAFNRILKANNWAMGEELTPDQWTEIREKVKWKGKTLNKWHIWGLFRDMGYSEECVRMLADTTGFPDTFKAFTNAGGAFQLLADFPNNPVYNTFIDGFSTLPDAIVKAIKGKVPIYLSTNLNSLHNAKDGFELRLAAAERGNNATPFSKDTLSVHAKEVILATAVKGISDIFYKSPALFRHKNAPRLWEAINEVEGAELMKINLYFKEAWWLNGMTGRPAIQFGPNFTTLPLNAIYPFYALETLQIDGEKVTLKEKHYDRPAALTLYTDFSKSQFWEGLQNIEPMFDSELQQHFSKAKAQDIFPASQAVVEEMMKQLCLLFEATNLPEPILTSYRSWNGKDDFEYAYHQWRLNAEDSVTRKYLSKPYKDKGIYLCNEAISDMQAWVNGSLRSADLALAHFDIEPMPSPPKERGGLDEVAKPQKKLGFGGVWG; from the coding sequence ATGCGAAATTTTAAAGATGTTAAAGGCATAGAGCACTACGATATTGCTATTGTAGGTGCAGGAATGGCCGGATTGTACGCCGCCTACCGCCTGATGAAGGAAAAGCCCAAATTGAAGATTGCCATTTTTGAGCGCCTTAACCGTACTGGTGGGCGCCTGGATTCGGATATTATCAAACTGACCAATAACGGCGAGCTGGTTTCGGGAAAGCATAAGCACCATGATGTCAATACCATCAAAGAAGAACAGGGCGGCATGCGTTTCAACGACAGCATGAAAGAGCTGATGAACCTGATCCATGAGCTGAAACTCGAAGACCAGATTGTGCCCTTCCCCATGAAGAGCGAAGTAGTGGTGAGGGAAGGAGAACCTGCGGTAAACACGAACCGTTTTTATTTCCGGGGATCGGGTTTTTCGGTGGCTGATGCCGTTGAAAGCGATAACAGCATCTGGGGGGAACTCTACGAAATCGACCAGACAGAACAGGGCCTTGACCCCAATCAGATCATCGCCAATGCGTTTAACCGCATCCTGAAAGCCAACAATTGGGCCATGGGCGAAGAACTCACGCCTGACCAATGGACCGAGATCCGGGAAAAGGTAAAATGGAAAGGCAAAACCCTCAACAAGTGGCACATCTGGGGCCTCTTCCGCGACATGGGCTATTCCGAGGAATGTGTACGAATGTTGGCAGATACGACCGGCTTTCCGGATACCTTCAAGGCCTTCACCAATGCGGGCGGTGCTTTTCAGTTGTTGGCGGATTTTCCGAACAACCCGGTTTACAATACCTTTATTGATGGATTCAGCACCCTGCCCGATGCGATCGTGAAAGCGATAAAGGGAAAAGTTCCTATCTACCTCAGTACCAACCTGAACAGCTTGCACAATGCCAAGGACGGTTTTGAGCTACGCCTCGCTGCTGCCGAACGGGGAAACAATGCCACGCCTTTCAGCAAAGATACCCTCTCTGTTCATGCCAAGGAAGTCATCCTCGCCACCGCGGTGAAGGGAATCAGCGATATTTTCTACAAATCGCCCGCGCTGTTTCGGCACAAAAATGCTCCTCGCCTTTGGGAGGCCATCAACGAAGTGGAAGGGGCAGAATTGATGAAAATTAACCTCTATTTTAAAGAAGCATGGTGGCTCAACGGGATGACGGGTAGGCCTGCCATCCAGTTTGGTCCCAATTTTACCACCCTACCACTCAACGCCATCTACCCATTCTATGCGTTGGAAACTTTGCAGATCGACGGGGAAAAGGTAACACTAAAGGAGAAACATTACGATCGCCCTGCCGCCCTGACCTTGTACACCGATTTTAGCAAGAGCCAGTTTTGGGAAGGACTGCAAAATATCGAGCCGATGTTTGATTCAGAATTGCAGCAGCACTTTTCAAAAGCCAAGGCCCAGGATATTTTTCCCGCCTCCCAGGCGGTGGTGGAGGAGATGATGAAGCAACTGTGCCTCCTCTTCGAAGCCACCAACTTGCCGGAACCCATCCTGACCAGCTACCGTTCCTGGAACGGCAAAGACGACTTTGAGTACGCCTACCACCAGTGGCGGCTCAACGCCGAAGACAGTGTGACCCGCAAATACTTGTCGAAACCCTACAAAGACAAAGGCATATATCTGTGCAACGAAGCCATCTCCGATATGCAAGCCTGGGTCAATGGCTCCTTGCGCTCGGCCGACCTTGCCCTGGCACATTTCGACATCGAACCCATGCCTTCTCCTCCCAAGGAACGCGGTGGACTGGACGAAGTAGCTAAACCACAGAAGAAACTCGGGTTTGGCGGGGTTTGGGGGTGA
- a CDS encoding reprolysin-like metallopeptidase, translating into MTLRSGHNAMPFLKSFFLFLVLTTFSSGLSAQIWEDTNPWTVQEEATFSSFNSERRIIPDRYLTYRLNEQTLRPVLRNAPLRFSPQAAEEATVLQLPVADGSMERFRVCYAPVLAPGLAARFPNIRSYAGIGIDDPTASVRLDLTPAGFHAMIHSARHGTVYIDPYAQGDTEHYIVYYKKDFTKANQNFACLTEEEVAKGSNAAPLDDPARNLLQGDCRLRTYRLALTCTGEYAQFHGGTVEGVLAAMNTSMTRVNGVFERDVNVTMEIVENNDLLIFLDTETDPYEDGNPGQMIGECHTQCIDIIGSNNFDIGHIFSTQGGGLAGLGVICSPNRKGNGVTGINNPVGDPFDIDYVAHEMGHQFGAGHTQNNDCNRSGFSAMEPGSASTIMGYAGICSPNVQSNSDDYFHAISIQQMSNYINNNEGNNCAVFTETGNNPPTVVELNNYILPIATPFRLTAIGEDLDGDALTYCWEQMDNEVGDMPPQPTNTQGPVFRSFDPTESPTRYFPRLNDLLAGTDNGWESLPAVSRAMSFRVTLRDNNLGSGCTIEDDLELTFTEAAGPFVVQNPNEPVAWVIGQMETVTWDVANTDAAPVSCAVVDILLSLDGGFTYPITLASQVPNNGNYALQVPNQVTTMARVMVVCSDNVFFDISDENFSISEPTEPTFIIEVSPLSLEVCNDVETVDYELDLTPFVGFDQIVNLSATGVPVNATATFSDNDILPTASSTLTISNLMEVAGGVYEIMLNGTTDSISIDRSVELTVVSGTLDDLALSLPVDGAIAQEANTLLTWELLPSASGYFVEIATNPAFGATVIETATLDQNINTYQPQNLLPSTVYYWRIAADNLCGRGASSAFFAFQTIGNDCITYTSGDVPVNISNNDVGTFFATINIPDDLTINTMTSSMEVSHTWVGDLNAVLESPQGVTINLFNQPGITTSNFGCDQDNLLLTFDDAAEDDASVLDATCGNEGGYAINGTFQPVDPLGTYAGSSSLGVWTLAITDNFDQDGGQLESWSLDICLGHPPVVAPTLVNNIFVLEAGTTASIPNSHLLANLPGEDAATMVFTLLSLPAEGTLMLDEAPVAVGVSFTQADINDGRLVYTNTNLDATQDDFRFSLIAPNGGWIPNETFTIQFGTSTLVGASYVSEIIVCAGDTDGQITVNATGPDAPFTYSLDGESFQISNVFTELAAGTYLVTVMDALGNTVLTNTVELATGTSIIVAAMATDNTINVTSTGGSGMLTYSIDGENFQSENEFADLPNGTYEITVMDENGCIGTSSPITINLIQSATIATTSPDCTDNENGVLIITDVVGGESPYQYSIDGEVFSDNNTFEGLSAGFYPVSIMDAQGNIFIAGIFSVEDAPEIVLAIEVIENTIMAAATGGTGELMYSIDGGLSFQDSGTFADLPDGEYIIIAVDANDCTVSSEVITIDIVGVANLAFDLHFSLYPNPVSTQLTLELQSPTARDIRILVYDVAGRLLLEQSVIKPGDYLKTTIDVQHLPAGSYEVIVSDNESKGRSRFVKM; encoded by the coding sequence ATGACACTACGCAGTGGGCATAACGCTATGCCATTCCTTAAATCGTTCTTTTTATTCCTGGTTTTAACGACCTTTTCCAGCGGTTTATCCGCCCAAATATGGGAGGATACCAACCCTTGGACGGTCCAGGAAGAAGCCACCTTCTCTTCGTTTAATTCCGAGCGAAGGATCATTCCTGATCGCTACTTAACCTATCGGCTGAATGAGCAAACTTTGCGTCCTGTATTACGCAATGCGCCACTCCGCTTCAGCCCACAGGCTGCTGAGGAAGCAACCGTATTGCAATTGCCGGTAGCCGACGGTAGCATGGAGCGTTTTCGAGTATGCTACGCACCAGTATTGGCACCGGGGCTGGCAGCACGTTTCCCCAACATCCGATCTTATGCAGGCATTGGCATCGATGATCCTACGGCCAGCGTACGGCTCGATCTTACGCCTGCCGGGTTTCACGCCATGATTCATTCGGCGCGGCACGGTACGGTTTATATCGACCCTTACGCACAAGGCGATACCGAACACTACATTGTTTATTACAAAAAAGACTTCACCAAAGCCAATCAGAACTTTGCTTGTCTTACGGAAGAAGAGGTCGCGAAAGGCAGTAATGCAGCCCCACTGGATGATCCTGCTCGCAACTTGCTGCAAGGAGACTGCCGCTTACGCACCTACCGCTTAGCGCTGACCTGCACCGGGGAGTACGCTCAGTTTCACGGTGGCACCGTCGAGGGCGTTTTGGCCGCCATGAATACCTCAATGACCCGCGTCAACGGCGTTTTCGAGCGGGATGTGAACGTGACAATGGAAATTGTCGAAAACAACGACCTCCTAATTTTCCTCGATACGGAAACCGACCCTTACGAGGATGGCAACCCTGGGCAAATGATTGGAGAATGCCATACACAATGTATAGACATTATCGGTAGCAACAACTTCGACATTGGCCACATTTTCAGTACCCAAGGCGGCGGGCTAGCGGGCTTGGGTGTCATCTGCTCCCCCAATCGCAAGGGCAACGGCGTGACCGGCATCAACAACCCCGTTGGAGACCCCTTTGACATTGATTACGTCGCCCACGAGATGGGCCACCAGTTTGGCGCTGGACATACGCAGAACAACGATTGCAACCGTAGCGGCTTCTCGGCCATGGAGCCCGGAAGTGCTTCTACCATCATGGGTTATGCAGGAATTTGTTCCCCCAACGTACAATCCAATAGTGATGATTACTTCCACGCCATCAGCATTCAGCAGATGTCCAATTACATCAATAACAATGAAGGCAACAATTGTGCGGTTTTCACCGAAACCGGGAACAACCCTCCTACGGTAGTTGAACTAAACAACTACATCCTGCCCATCGCTACGCCATTCCGGCTGACCGCTATTGGGGAAGATCTCGACGGCGATGCGCTCACTTACTGCTGGGAACAGATGGACAACGAAGTAGGTGACATGCCGCCTCAACCTACCAATACCCAAGGGCCCGTTTTTCGTAGCTTCGACCCTACAGAAAGCCCTACCCGCTATTTCCCACGCCTGAACGACTTGCTCGCCGGAACCGACAACGGATGGGAGTCGCTACCAGCGGTAAGCCGTGCCATGAGCTTTCGCGTAACCTTACGTGACAATAACCTAGGCAGCGGCTGCACCATTGAAGACGACCTGGAACTGACCTTCACGGAAGCTGCCGGCCCCTTTGTTGTACAAAACCCTAACGAACCCGTAGCATGGGTGATCGGACAAATGGAAACCGTCACCTGGGATGTGGCCAACACCGATGCCGCTCCGGTCAGCTGTGCAGTAGTAGATATCCTGCTGTCGCTGGACGGTGGCTTTACCTATCCCATTACGCTGGCTAGCCAAGTGCCAAACAACGGCAACTACGCGCTGCAAGTTCCCAACCAGGTGACCACCATGGCCCGCGTGATGGTCGTCTGTTCTGACAACGTCTTTTTCGACATTTCAGATGAAAACTTTTCCATCAGCGAACCCACAGAACCGACCTTTATTATCGAAGTGTCTCCTCTTAGTCTAGAGGTTTGTAATGACGTGGAAACGGTTGACTATGAACTTGACCTGACGCCCTTTGTGGGCTTTGACCAAATCGTAAACCTGAGCGCAACCGGCGTACCGGTCAATGCAACGGCGACTTTCTCCGACAATGACATTTTGCCTACAGCAAGCTCTACCCTTACCATTAGCAACCTGATGGAGGTAGCCGGTGGTGTCTATGAGATCATGCTTAATGGTACGACAGACTCCATCAGCATTGATCGCTCGGTGGAGTTGACCGTCGTCAGCGGTACACTCGACGATTTGGCACTGTCTCTGCCTGTAGACGGCGCAATTGCTCAGGAAGCCAATACCTTATTGACATGGGAGCTCCTCCCCTCTGCCAGTGGCTACTTTGTTGAGATTGCCACCAACCCTGCCTTCGGTGCAACGGTGATAGAAACGGCCACCTTAGACCAAAATATCAATACCTATCAGCCACAAAACCTCCTTCCGAGTACCGTCTACTATTGGCGAATTGCGGCCGATAATTTATGTGGGCGGGGTGCATCCTCGGCATTTTTTGCGTTCCAGACCATAGGTAATGATTGCATCACCTACACCAGTGGTGATGTACCGGTGAACATATCCAACAATGATGTAGGCACCTTCTTTGCGACCATCAACATCCCGGATGATTTGACCATCAATACCATGACGAGTAGTATGGAGGTTTCCCATACCTGGGTAGGCGACCTCAATGCAGTGCTGGAGTCGCCACAAGGCGTAACCATCAATTTGTTTAACCAACCGGGCATTACTACCTCCAACTTCGGCTGTGATCAAGACAACCTGCTGCTGACCTTCGACGACGCGGCAGAGGATGATGCCTCCGTACTGGATGCCACTTGCGGCAACGAGGGCGGCTACGCCATTAACGGAACTTTCCAACCTGTTGATCCGCTGGGCACTTATGCCGGCAGCTCTTCTCTGGGCGTTTGGACCTTGGCGATTACCGATAATTTCGATCAGGATGGTGGTCAATTGGAAAGCTGGAGCCTGGACATTTGTTTAGGCCATCCACCAGTTGTAGCCCCTACCCTGGTCAACAATATTTTCGTTCTGGAAGCTGGCACTACAGCGAGCATTCCAAACAGTCACTTGCTGGCGAACCTGCCCGGAGAAGACGCGGCCACTATGGTTTTTACGCTACTTAGCCTGCCCGCAGAAGGCACCTTGATGCTTGATGAGGCTCCCGTTGCGGTTGGAGTTTCCTTTACCCAAGCCGACATCAACGATGGACGCCTGGTTTACACCAATACCAACCTTGACGCTACGCAAGACGACTTCCGCTTTAGCCTAATCGCCCCTAATGGTGGCTGGATACCCAACGAGACTTTTACCATCCAGTTTGGGACGAGCACTTTGGTTGGTGCTTCTTACGTAAGCGAAATTATCGTGTGCGCCGGCGACACCGATGGACAGATCACCGTCAACGCTACGGGGCCCGATGCGCCCTTTACTTACAGCCTGGATGGAGAGAGCTTTCAGATCTCTAACGTCTTTACGGAATTGGCCGCAGGTACCTACCTGGTGACGGTCATGGATGCTCTTGGAAACACCGTGCTCACCAATACAGTAGAGCTGGCAACGGGTACGAGTATCATTGTAGCAGCCATGGCCACTGATAATACCATCAATGTGACATCTACGGGAGGTTCAGGAATGCTGACTTACAGCATTGATGGCGAGAACTTTCAATCGGAAAATGAGTTCGCTGATTTGCCCAACGGCACTTATGAAATTACCGTCATGGACGAAAATGGCTGTATCGGCACCTCCTCTCCGATTACGATCAACCTCATCCAAAGTGCGACCATCGCTACGACAAGCCCCGATTGTACCGACAATGAAAACGGTGTACTGATCATCACGGACGTGGTGGGCGGAGAAAGCCCTTACCAGTACAGTATCGACGGTGAAGTGTTTAGCGACAACAATACTTTTGAAGGCTTATCAGCAGGTTTCTATCCAGTAAGCATCATGGATGCGCAGGGCAATATCTTTATTGCAGGGATTTTCTCAGTAGAAGATGCGCCGGAGATAGTCCTTGCTATCGAAGTGATCGAAAACACCATAATGGCAGCGGCTACTGGCGGCACCGGCGAGTTGATGTACAGCATCGATGGCGGACTGAGCTTTCAAGACAGCGGCACCTTTGCCGATTTACCCGATGGCGAATACATCATTATCGCGGTGGATGCGAATGATTGCACCGTCAGTTCGGAAGTGATCACGATCGACATCGTTGGCGTCGCAAATCTGGCTTTCGATTTGCACTTTAGCCTGTATCCCAACCCCGTCAGTACCCAGCTTACCCTGGAGCTACAATCACCTACCGCACGGGATATTCGTATCCTGGTGTATGATGTAGCTGGTCGTTTGCTACTGGAACAAAGCGTCATTAAACCCGGTGATTATCTGAAAACCACGATCGATGTACAACACTTACCAGCCGGAAGCTACGAAGTGATCGTTTCCGATAACGAAAGCAAAGGCAGGAGTCGTTTCGTAAAAATGTAG
- a CDS encoding DUF6183 family protein has translation MARQLRFQMGIIVIVFISSCNHSGNVHDYLASLATPIEAKDLKTLDRIYENLEQYKLEDLLVVYDRMLYEEGTMSTRIKQRSLWLIAKNSDESTIDVLFDLARKDPFIDQDSWVTHLVSNRPPEQIIDYLSKADLGEEDAYLVDNILQTMLMLGHEFSAEQQAQIDALALSFKTVFDFLPQALRDIEKGFVENRETFFTSSIAPFTFFLVEEKPVTKEEYDRKQMPVLFLKAEALKEHIAPLFSRYLELGEFSMSGGLSPEKILFSIHRAYYPGRRIGTLKLTKLPSNTLYSALCCKSSYNLALSRMTTWKTMAGLAHLDITNSNVDLIEQKINEFDWYRFNCDEKKWFSSSHSWGILGIHHQDRKFSVLVYN, from the coding sequence ATGGCTAGGCAACTACGCTTTCAAATGGGGATTATCGTGATCGTCTTTATTTCTTCGTGTAATCATTCTGGAAATGTGCATGATTATCTGGCTTCACTGGCAACACCTATTGAAGCAAAAGATTTAAAAACGCTGGATAGGATTTATGAAAATCTTGAGCAATATAAATTAGAAGACCTCCTTGTTGTTTACGATAGGATGCTCTATGAGGAGGGTACAATGTCTACCCGTATCAAACAACGTAGCCTTTGGTTGATTGCAAAGAACAGTGACGAAAGTACCATCGATGTATTATTTGATCTGGCCAGAAAAGATCCTTTTATTGACCAGGATAGTTGGGTGACTCACTTGGTTTCCAATCGACCTCCGGAACAAATCATTGACTACTTGTCAAAAGCAGACCTTGGGGAGGAGGACGCTTATTTAGTCGATAATATCTTGCAAACGATGCTAATGTTGGGGCATGAATTTAGCGCTGAGCAGCAAGCGCAAATTGACGCTTTAGCATTGTCTTTTAAAACAGTATTCGACTTTTTGCCCCAAGCATTAAGAGACATAGAGAAAGGGTTTGTAGAAAACAGAGAAACCTTCTTTACTTCTAGTATTGCACCTTTTACATTTTTTCTGGTTGAGGAAAAGCCAGTAACAAAAGAGGAGTACGATCGTAAACAGATGCCTGTCTTGTTCTTAAAGGCTGAAGCACTAAAGGAGCATATAGCTCCGCTGTTTAGCAGGTATTTAGAATTAGGAGAGTTTTCAATGAGTGGAGGTCTCAGTCCGGAAAAAATACTCTTTTCTATTCATCGGGCTTACTACCCGGGGCGTAGAATAGGTACGCTGAAGCTTACGAAATTGCCCTCCAATACACTTTATTCGGCATTGTGCTGTAAGTCTTCATATAATTTAGCCTTGAGTAGGATGACTACCTGGAAAACCATGGCCGGGTTGGCTCACTTGGACATTACGAATTCAAATGTGGACCTCATTGAGCAGAAAATAAATGAATTTGATTGGTACAGATTCAATTGTGACGAAAAAAAATGGTTCTCCAGTTCCCACAGCTGGGGCATTCTCGGAATTCATCATCAGGATAGGAAGTTCAGCGTGCTGGTTTATAATTAA
- a CDS encoding class I SAM-dependent methyltransferase produces the protein MEKIYDPKYVEELFNNMSSSYSLMNVITSFGFSERWRRKFINEIEIGEESTVIDLMTGMGECWKYILSKEKRVKKLIALDISSEMIKRAEKNRRKYEGYDIEIRKENVFDNGIEDEEADYVVSGFGMKTFNEEQLKKLAKEIDRLLIPGGKFSLIDVSEPRMRVLKIFYMFYLNKVIPILGELFLKNPESYKMLGEYTNRFKNSRGVLEIFKDHGFEVEYVEYLYGCASGIKGRKKQ, from the coding sequence ATGGAAAAGATTTACGACCCAAAATATGTAGAGGAATTATTCAATAATATGAGTAGTTCTTATTCGCTAATGAATGTGATCACATCATTTGGATTCAGTGAAAGATGGCGACGGAAGTTTATAAATGAGATAGAAATCGGCGAAGAATCAACTGTAATCGACCTGATGACGGGAATGGGGGAGTGTTGGAAATATATTCTATCAAAAGAGAAGAGGGTAAAGAAATTGATCGCGCTTGATATATCGAGCGAAATGATAAAAAGAGCGGAGAAAAACAGACGAAAATATGAAGGATATGACATCGAAATCCGGAAAGAAAATGTATTCGACAATGGAATAGAAGACGAAGAAGCGGATTATGTGGTCTCTGGGTTCGGTATGAAGACCTTCAATGAAGAGCAATTGAAAAAATTAGCTAAAGAGATTGATAGATTACTGATCCCAGGAGGCAAATTTTCACTAATTGATGTATCTGAACCCAGAATGAGGGTGTTGAAAATATTCTACATGTTTTATCTGAATAAGGTGATACCAATATTGGGTGAGTTGTTTTTGAAAAACCCAGAAAGCTATAAAATGCTAGGAGAATACACGAATAGATTCAAGAACTCAAGGGGAGTGTTGGAGATTTTCAAGGATCATGGATTTGAAGTGGAATATGTAGAATATTTGTATGGTTGTGCAAGTGGTATAAAAGGTCGTAAAAAACAGTAG
- a CDS encoding OmpA family protein encodes MKNLFLFCFVALLQQIVVGQNLVPNPGFEYCRIPINNWMFTNVEFDDSMINWFSPNSGSPDILQLKELGRMRNARPNVAIASYRSRSGNVMVGLKLLGCEGGEHCKEFLQVAFRDSLEIGRRYYFEVWTKPIGNSIKINNIGMLLSVNKIEKYGEGISGYRPTINVDNIVDDIDDEWIKISDTICVDSSYQYLAIGNFYADQQTQTVVEPGGLNYAYYLFDDVLLVALAEDCNGVTVASILNTKNIQFETNSSTLKSDSFLDLNKLVTFLKDHPDKRIRIEGHTDDVGTSAYNQQLSSDRANAVLQYLVAQGISSDRLVAEGKGTSVPIATNDDEEGRRLNRRVEIVFLN; translated from the coding sequence ATGAAAAATCTCTTCCTCTTCTGCTTTGTAGCGCTACTTCAGCAGATCGTCGTTGGGCAGAACCTGGTGCCTAATCCGGGTTTCGAATATTGCCGGATACCCATTAACAATTGGATGTTCACCAATGTGGAGTTTGATGATTCGATGATCAACTGGTTTTCTCCGAATTCGGGGTCCCCGGATATTCTACAACTAAAGGAGCTGGGGAGAATGCGAAACGCACGACCCAATGTTGCGATTGCCTCCTACCGTTCGAGAAGTGGGAATGTAATGGTGGGCCTGAAGCTATTGGGTTGCGAAGGTGGTGAGCATTGTAAAGAATTCCTCCAAGTCGCGTTCCGCGATTCGCTCGAAATAGGGAGAAGGTACTATTTTGAAGTCTGGACGAAACCGATTGGGAACTCCATCAAGATCAATAATATCGGAATGCTGCTTTCTGTGAATAAGATCGAAAAATACGGGGAAGGCATTTCTGGTTACCGACCAACGATCAATGTGGACAACATTGTAGATGATATTGATGATGAATGGATAAAAATTTCGGACACTATCTGTGTGGACAGCAGCTACCAATACCTGGCAATCGGTAATTTTTATGCAGACCAACAAACCCAAACAGTGGTGGAGCCCGGTGGCTTGAATTACGCTTACTACCTGTTTGATGATGTACTTCTGGTCGCATTAGCCGAAGATTGTAATGGGGTAACGGTAGCTAGTATCTTGAATACTAAAAACATTCAATTTGAAACCAATAGCTCCACGCTGAAATCCGACTCTTTTCTCGACTTGAACAAGTTGGTCACCTTCCTTAAAGACCATCCAGACAAGCGCATCAGGATAGAAGGGCATACCGACGATGTGGGCACCTCCGCCTATAACCAACAACTTTCGTCGGACCGAGCCAATGCCGTGCTTCAATATTTAGTGGCTCAGGGGATTTCCAGCGACCGATTAGTGGCGGAAGGGAAGGGAACCTCCGTCCCAATCGCGACGAACGACGATGAAGAAGGTAGAAGGCTCAACCGGCGGGTAGAGATTGTTTTTTTGAATTAA